The Pedobacter roseus genome contains a region encoding:
- the smpB gene encoding SsrA-binding protein, giving the protein MKNDINIKNKRAYFDYNLLDKYVAGIALLGTEIKAIRQGKANMTDAFCMFIGGNLYVRNLHVSEYSHSSFYHHDIKRDRALLLQKKEIRKLKLKGEEKGYTIVPLRIFINERGFAKMEIALAQGKKEFDKRDSIKDRDTKRELDRAMKR; this is encoded by the coding sequence TTGAAAAACGACATCAACATAAAGAATAAAAGAGCTTATTTCGACTACAATCTTTTAGATAAATACGTAGCCGGCATTGCCCTTTTAGGAACTGAAATTAAAGCTATCAGACAAGGTAAAGCCAACATGACAGATGCATTCTGCATGTTTATTGGTGGCAACCTGTATGTTCGCAATCTCCATGTTTCGGAATATAGTCACAGTTCTTTTTATCACCACGATATTAAGCGTGACCGTGCATTACTGCTACAGAAAAAAGAAATCAGGAAATTAAAGCTTAAAGGCGAAGAAAAAGGTTATACAATAGTCCCTTTACGCATTTTTATTAACGAAAGAGGTTTCGCCAAAATGGAAATCGCTTTAGCACAGGGTAAAAAAGAATTCGACAAACGCGACAGCATTAAGGATAGGGATACGAAACGTGAGCTGGATAGAGCGATGAAAAGATAA
- a CDS encoding DUF423 domain-containing protein yields MNKRIILTASFFGAVAVLLGAFGAHGLKALIDAPSLEIWQKGVDYQFYHTFALLYLSTFARYRNKLINIAYFCFTFGIILFSGSLYLLATRSISHLGFTEFIGPLTPIGGLLLVLGWIMLFFAAFKDK; encoded by the coding sequence ATGAATAAACGAATAATCCTTACTGCTTCTTTTTTTGGTGCTGTTGCTGTTTTACTGGGTGCCTTCGGGGCACATGGCTTAAAAGCTTTAATCGATGCACCATCATTGGAAATCTGGCAAAAAGGTGTTGATTATCAGTTCTATCATACCTTTGCGTTATTATACCTTTCTACTTTTGCCCGCTACCGGAACAAGCTGATTAATATCGCTTATTTCTGTTTTACATTTGGGATTATTCTTTTTTCGGGCTCGCTGTATTTGTTGGCAACGCGGAGTATATCGCACCTGGGTTTTACGGAATTTATTGGTCCGTTAACGCCTATCGGTGGACTTTTATTGGTGTTGGGATGGATTATGCTCTTTTTTGCAGCATTTAAAGATAAATAA
- the priA gene encoding replication restart helicase PriA has translation MNSFENDIFAERETLFVEVILPLSLAKNYTYRVPFDLNDQIAVGKRVVVQFGKHRIYTALISGISTVPPTVYEAKYIIDVVDNEPVITPTQLKFWTWMTNYYMCNEGDVMAAALPASLKLASETILILREDYNEDTELTDKEEIIVNALKQQEKLTVNDVSKLLGQKTVYPIINHLLDKELILVAEEVVQKYKPLLKSFVILNDFYSDQENLKQLFNVLDKAPKQLDALLGYLKLQKSNLPISKEQLLAESNCGPAALKALTDKDIFVVMKRPVSRLAAHDEEFSVNFQLNEGQQKALSQINEYFEEKEVVLLHGVTASGKTQVYIKLIEKIIQNTDGQVLFLLPEIALTTQIVERIKRYFGNSIGVYHSKFNNSERVEIWNKVRTGAYKVILGARSAVFLPFQHLKLIVVDEEHEPSYKQYDPAPRYQARDAAIYLGYLHQAKVVLGSATPSLESYYNALQGKYGLVEMKERFGGVQLPNQQVVSISEETKKKTMSSYFSSVLIKDIDLALSKKEQIVLFQNRRGYATILICATCGYTPKCVNCDVSLTYHKSSGKLHCHYCGYQQSSVNICPACGSVHVEQKGFGTERIEEELRLLYPEVTIARLDMDSTRTKNGLQQILNDFQEKKTDILIGTQMVAKGLDFDNLNLIGVINADTLLGYPDFRAYERSFQLLAQVAGRAGRRADQGNVCIQTYDAENRIIKQVVNNDYEGMYNDEIAEREKFLYPPFSRMIFLYIKHKDSHVLDHAAFTLANILKAKFGKRVLGPEQPLISRVRNLYIKQIIIKADKHTAIQKVKDALRETLTEFNATKEFKGVFTQIDVDPY, from the coding sequence ATGAACAGTTTCGAAAACGATATTTTTGCAGAAAGAGAAACACTTTTTGTTGAAGTTATTTTGCCTTTATCTTTGGCGAAAAACTATACTTATCGTGTACCTTTTGATTTAAATGACCAAATTGCCGTCGGTAAACGTGTGGTAGTTCAGTTTGGCAAGCACCGCATTTATACAGCTTTGATCAGTGGTATTAGCACCGTTCCGCCAACCGTGTACGAGGCAAAATACATTATCGATGTTGTGGATAATGAGCCTGTAATTACGCCAACCCAGCTTAAATTCTGGACCTGGATGACCAATTATTACATGTGCAATGAAGGGGATGTGATGGCGGCCGCACTGCCGGCAAGTTTAAAACTGGCGAGCGAAACCATTTTGATCCTCCGTGAGGACTATAATGAGGATACTGAACTTACTGATAAAGAGGAAATCATTGTTAATGCATTAAAACAACAAGAAAAACTGACAGTTAACGATGTTTCTAAACTACTCGGGCAGAAAACCGTTTATCCGATTATCAATCATTTATTGGATAAAGAGTTGATTCTGGTGGCCGAAGAGGTGGTGCAGAAGTATAAACCATTACTTAAATCGTTTGTTATATTGAACGATTTTTACAGCGACCAGGAAAATTTAAAGCAACTGTTCAATGTACTCGATAAAGCGCCGAAACAACTGGATGCCTTACTGGGATATCTTAAACTGCAAAAATCTAACCTGCCGATTTCTAAAGAACAGCTTTTGGCCGAAAGCAACTGTGGACCAGCCGCATTAAAAGCCTTAACCGATAAGGATATTTTTGTGGTAATGAAGAGGCCCGTAAGTCGTTTGGCTGCCCATGATGAAGAATTTAGTGTAAATTTCCAATTAAATGAAGGTCAGCAGAAAGCTTTAAGTCAGATTAATGAGTATTTTGAAGAAAAAGAGGTGGTTTTGCTGCACGGGGTTACCGCATCAGGAAAAACACAGGTTTATATTAAACTGATTGAAAAAATTATCCAGAATACAGATGGACAGGTATTATTCCTGCTTCCTGAAATTGCCTTGACCACACAGATTGTAGAACGGATTAAACGTTATTTCGGTAATTCGATAGGGGTGTACCATTCTAAATTCAACAATAGTGAAAGGGTAGAAATCTGGAATAAGGTAAGAACAGGAGCATATAAAGTAATCCTAGGCGCACGTTCAGCTGTTTTTCTTCCGTTTCAGCATTTAAAATTAATCGTGGTTGACGAAGAGCATGAACCCTCATATAAACAATATGATCCGGCTCCACGTTATCAGGCCAGAGATGCAGCCATTTATTTAGGATACCTGCATCAGGCAAAAGTGGTTTTGGGTTCGGCTACACCATCTTTAGAAAGTTATTACAATGCCTTACAGGGCAAGTACGGACTGGTAGAGATGAAAGAACGTTTTGGTGGAGTTCAATTGCCAAACCAACAGGTAGTGAGCATTTCGGAAGAAACGAAGAAAAAAACAATGAGTTCGTATTTTTCGAGCGTATTGATCAAGGATATCGATCTGGCGCTTTCTAAAAAAGAACAGATTGTGTTGTTTCAGAACAGGAGAGGTTATGCCACCATTCTCATTTGTGCCACCTGTGGTTATACGCCGAAATGTGTAAACTGCGATGTAAGTTTAACCTATCATAAAAGCAGTGGAAAATTACATTGCCACTATTGCGGTTATCAGCAGAGCAGTGTTAATATCTGTCCGGCATGCGGTTCTGTGCATGTGGAGCAAAAAGGATTTGGTACCGAACGTATTGAAGAAGAACTCAGATTACTTTATCCAGAAGTGACCATTGCCCGTTTAGATATGGACAGTACGCGAACCAAAAATGGACTGCAGCAGATTTTAAACGACTTTCAGGAAAAGAAAACAGATATATTAATCGGTACACAAATGGTGGCCAAAGGACTGGATTTCGATAACCTGAACCTGATTGGTGTAATTAATGCCGATACTTTGCTTGGTTATCCTGATTTCCGTGCTTACGAGCGTAGTTTCCAGTTATTGGCGCAGGTTGCAGGCAGGGCAGGTAGAAGGGCCGACCAGGGAAATGTTTGCATCCAGACATACGATGCCGAAAACCGGATCATCAAACAGGTGGTGAACAACGATTATGAAGGCATGTACAACGATGAGATTGCGGAACGGGAGAAATTCTTGTATCCACCTTTTTCGAGAATGATATTTTTGTACATCAAACATAAAGATTCTCATGTTTTAGATCATGCTGCTTTTACATTAGCCAATATCCTTAAAGCAAAATTTGGTAAAAGGGTTTTAGGTCCCGAGCAGCCACTGATAAGCCGTGTGAGAAATCTTTACATCAAACAGATCATCATCAAAGCAGACAAACATACTGCCATTCAAAAAGTTAAAGATGCGTTAAGAGAAACCCTGACCGAATTTAATGCAACCAAAGAATTTAAAGGGGTTTTTACTCAAATAGATGTCGATCCGTATTAA
- a CDS encoding protein-L-isoaspartate(D-aspartate) O-methyltransferase, with amino-acid sequence MAYKFVDNYRERGARKNLVELLRSRGIEDENVLKAIGKVPRHFFFDETFWNQSYKDIAFPIGDGQTISQPYTVAYQSELLHIKKGDKVLEIGTGSGYQTCILMELGATVFTIERQENIYNRTIQILPGMGYRPTFYCGDGSKGIAQHAPYDKIIVTAGAPLVPEILLKQLKIGGILVIPVGDEKTQKMVTVIRVSETDYEKIVLDTFRFVPLVGDQAW; translated from the coding sequence ATGGCGTATAAATTTGTTGATAATTACCGAGAACGTGGTGCGAGAAAAAATCTGGTAGAGCTGTTAAGATCTCGTGGGATTGAAGATGAAAATGTGTTAAAAGCCATTGGTAAAGTTCCACGGCATTTCTTTTTTGACGAAACTTTCTGGAATCAATCTTACAAGGATATTGCCTTTCCGATAGGTGATGGTCAAACCATATCACAGCCTTATACCGTTGCTTACCAGAGTGAACTGCTGCACATTAAAAAAGGAGATAAAGTACTCGAAATAGGAACCGGTTCGGGGTATCAAACCTGCATTTTAATGGAACTTGGTGCTACGGTTTTTACGATAGAAAGACAAGAAAATATTTATAACAGAACCATTCAGATTTTGCCTGGAATGGGCTATAGGCCAACTTTTTATTGTGGCGATGGTTCAAAGGGAATTGCTCAGCATGCACCTTACGATAAAATTATTGTAACCGCAGGCGCACCCTTGGTACCCGAAATTTTACTGAAACAGTTAAAAATAGGTGGTATTCTGGTTATACCGGTAGGCGATGAAAAAACCCAGAAAATGGTTACAGTGATCCGCGTAAGTGAAACGGACTACGAAAAAATTGTGTTGGATACGTTTAGGTTTGTGCCTTTAGTGGGCGATCAAGCGTGGTGA